In Pseudomonas hamedanensis, a single window of DNA contains:
- a CDS encoding MFS transporter, translating to MSNSHSSSATVPPVIAGSRDAVSAQRLPTRRRWFMLSLLLIATIINYIDRVNISIAAPFMAKDLGLDKIQMGLIFSAFAWTYALALVPAGFIADRFGSRFTYGVSLISWSTVTVCQGFATGFASLFGLRLAVGAMEAPAFPANSRAVTVWFPARERGLASSIYVCGQYLGTALFTGALLWLATTFDWRHVFYSTGALGIVFGVLWLYLYRDPLNCKKVSQAELQYIETGGGLVKSSQERTRFNWRQVAELFSYRQVWAICIGKFASTSALYFFLTWFPTYLIEERKLTMIKAGIFAVLPFVGATVGILLAGIVSDLLIRRGYSMSFARKLPLVVGSMLGMSIVLVNFTDSNLICIAVLTIAFFAQGIASSSWAAVSEVAPKELIGLTGGVTSLAANIGGIVTPIVIGAIVHATGTFAYAFWFIGGVALIGTLSYSLLLGRLYRIELKVR from the coding sequence CATGCTGTCGTTGTTGCTGATTGCGACGATCATCAATTACATCGACCGTGTGAACATCTCGATTGCCGCGCCCTTCATGGCCAAGGATCTTGGCCTGGACAAGATCCAGATGGGCCTGATCTTTTCCGCCTTCGCCTGGACCTACGCCCTGGCGCTGGTGCCGGCCGGTTTCATCGCCGACCGTTTTGGCTCGCGCTTTACCTACGGCGTTTCGCTGATCAGTTGGTCGACCGTCACCGTCTGCCAGGGTTTCGCCACCGGGTTTGCCTCGCTGTTCGGCCTGCGCCTGGCCGTCGGCGCCATGGAAGCTCCGGCATTTCCGGCCAACAGTCGTGCGGTCACTGTGTGGTTTCCGGCGCGAGAACGCGGGCTGGCCAGCAGCATCTACGTCTGCGGCCAATACCTGGGCACGGCGCTGTTCACCGGTGCGCTGCTCTGGCTGGCGACCACTTTCGACTGGCGCCACGTGTTCTACAGCACCGGCGCACTCGGCATCGTGTTCGGTGTGTTGTGGCTGTATCTGTATCGCGATCCGTTGAACTGCAAAAAAGTCAGCCAGGCAGAATTGCAGTACATCGAAACCGGCGGCGGTCTGGTCAAGAGCAGCCAGGAACGCACCCGCTTCAACTGGCGGCAGGTTGCCGAACTGTTCAGCTATCGGCAGGTCTGGGCGATCTGCATCGGCAAGTTCGCCAGCACCTCGGCGCTGTACTTTTTCCTGACCTGGTTCCCGACCTACCTGATCGAAGAACGCAAGCTGACCATGATCAAGGCCGGGATCTTCGCCGTGCTGCCATTCGTGGGCGCCACGGTGGGGATTTTGCTGGCCGGCATCGTCTCGGATCTGCTGATCCGTCGCGGCTATTCGATGTCCTTCGCACGCAAGCTGCCACTGGTGGTCGGTTCGATGCTGGGCATGTCCATCGTGCTGGTGAACTTCACCGATTCGAACCTGATCTGCATCGCCGTGCTGACCATCGCCTTCTTCGCCCAGGGCATCGCGTCCTCGTCGTGGGCGGCAGTGTCGGAAGTGGCGCCGAAAGAGCTGATCGGTCTTACCGGCGGCGTCACCAGCCTCGCCGCGAACATCGGCGGCATCGTCACCCCGATCGTGATCGGCGCCATCGTCCATGCCACCGGCACCTTCGCTTACGCCTTCTGGTTCATCGGCGGTGTGGCGCTGATCGGCACCCTCTCCTACTCGTTGCTGCTCGGACGCTTGTACCGCATCGAGCTGAAAGTGCGCTAA